The DNA sequence agcatccatggattttggtatccaaggggatcctggaatcaaaccccagtggataccaaaggcctattgtatttgtttttgtttgagatTTATAATGGATAACCacataaaatgcaaattttgGGCAGAAGAGGGGTGTACAAGTTCAAGAAACaacataaatgaaaagaaatcagAAACAAGAAACCATATTATGGCTCTGCATAGTCTCCTGAAGTTTTCCCAAAAAAGGATAGACAAAAACAGAATGATGAGTCCATCTCATATTTTgcacctttccctcttttttatcCCACTCTCGCTACCTCACTAGACATATTTTACAGGGATAGGAGAGAGGTTACATGTTAATAATGCAGGTGAAAGATAAACATATTACAAGGACAATTAAAAAGTGTATTCAGGATAATTTGCTATTTGCATTGGCTGGAGATATTACCTTCATTATAGTTTGCTACTACATTCCATAGCATCTATTATTTCTTTGTTATTGGTTCATATAtttgtggagggttttttttcagTTAATGTGTCAAGACTTTCGCTTTTGTATCTGTTAATGAAATATGGAAACAGAGCAAAAATTGTGCCTGTTTAGCCCTATTTCTAAATTTTAGACTGATGCCAGCATTTGCCTTAAAGGCATCAATAGTTCTTTAATTAGGATATAATCTGGCTTTATCTCTGCTCTCTTTGGTGTAAAATTAATTTTTCCGCCTGGATTTCCTTCTTATTGAATAGCATGGATAGTGTTTATCAATCATAGGCATTTTATCTTAAAGTCATTAATCAAGATTTTTGTCTTGTTCTGCTTTCATTATGATCTCAGTTATGTACAGCTcaccttctttccctccccctttccttctctctgtgaAACTGTGCTGTCCTGAACATGCTTGCCTTTCCATCCCTATAAATAATCAGTTACCTGCAGAAATTGCTGACTGCATGCTTAGCCTGATTCCTGGCGTCATTCTGGTCTTCACCACCTGCCACATAGAGGAATCCATCCATCACAGTGACACACTGGTTGAAGCTTTTAGCTGGCATCTCTGTAAGCCTCTTCCACCCATTGTCAGGATCTCTGCATAAAATGTCTCTGCTAAGGGATTTTTCTGTCAAAGCTGGACGTCCTCCAACTGTTACAAGGACTCGTAATCCCCCACGAATCTTTGTTCTTCTAGACTGCAGTGTATTCTGGTGATATGGAAGCAAATGGTAATTCATGGCATCTACTAAGAGTCTATGGCAGTCCATATCTTGCATCATTCTTGGTACAGTTTGAACATAATTCACAAGGTCTTGGGCAGAGATGGTACCAAACCGGATGTTACTCAAAAGATCAGCAGCATATTTTGCTCTTTTTTGGTCAAATTCCAGCCATCTCATTGCAATTTGGAATGCAACAAGTTCAGAAGGCAACTGTAAGTCATCATCCGCAAGTAATTCATTGATTCGGTCAAAGGTAAGTTTTAAGAACTGATCTGACTCAGAAAATTCAATAAAGTTGTCTCGGATGAATTTCTGCGCTGCTTCCTTGGCGGTCTTGAGTCCATATGTCTCTGCAATGTTGGCAATGTACATGTAGTTCTCCACGTTCATTTCTTGCATCAAAAAATCACTGCACATCTTCACAAGGGTATGGATCTGTAAATAAATGGCTGTAGAGATAATACTCCCTATAGTATACAGTGAAAGTGTGAGCTTCCCAGTGTAAGCATAGGCAATGACCGTAGCTAGGCCCAGTGGAGACACATCGTTGAGGTCCACTCTTTGTGTGGATGGATCTTTCTTCAAGATATTGTGGAAGTAATCACTACATGAAGCCATCACTACTTTATGGACATCAAAGGACTTGGTTTTGGTACCAATGACTAAATCACAGAGGAAGTTTTCTAACCTCATTCGACACAACCCTTCTAAAAGATTGGGACCATAGCGAGCATCGGAAACCTCTGTTGAAACACAACTGAAACCATTCCCTCCTTCCAAAATGCCATTCAGACCATTCAGTTTGCTGAGAGGTCCATCCTCAACTATGATAGTCAGCTCATTGATATCCACCTTGCTCTTCTTGATGTTCTTCTTCTTAGGCGCCatgactgtaataataataatatcacagcCAAAAGCTTGCTGGAAACCAAACgaaacagaacaattaaaaacaatcattATTAGAAACATACTGTAGTATTTTGTAGATTTAAGCACACTGTGGGAAATAACCACATACTGTTATTATGCCCTGTGAGCAGAAAtggaataagaagaaaatatgagtttgcaggaggaCAGTGAACATCATTTTATCTTAAATCTGTACCTTATGTGCTGTTACTTAACACTTGGTAAATGGCAGTTTGTTTTTAGCAAGCATGTTTGCTCATCATGATAATGTCACGGTTTGTGTTAACTATGGCTTGCTGAATTGCATGGAAGACAACCAAACAAACTGTAGCTTGTCTTCCCCATTTTTGGATTTCTATTTCTCTCCTATTCCTTTTGTCAGCTCCTGTTTTAAGGCAGAAAGCTGGTAAAACAAGCCAGGGATAAATGATGGCAGTGTTTTAAGTGCCACAGTAAGACATTACTTAAACTAGCCAGATAAGCCAAGAGCAGATTATTGATTCAAACTGGTTTGTGGCTGATCAACAAATTGTGGCTTGTTAGCAGGGGCAAGTTTGTATAAGAAGCCATATTTCAAAACCTACATCATGGCTTGTCAAGATACGTGAACACTAGGAATGTTTCATGTCAAAATCTTAGTCTCTATTTCAGctgcaaaatgtataaaatagatAATGTGCAAGTTAATATCTCTAATACTGTATTAATCCACTTCATATGGTTGTTGCACACAAACATTGTGTTAATCCCTATGGTATGGGGAAATTACAATGTTCTTCTTTCTCCATAGATCTTACTCAAGAGGGAATTACTTTTCTCCAGAATACAGCTATTAGGGTTGTGATACTAGAGGAAATGATTCATTAGCAAGACCTACGTTTGCATACATGGGCAGAGTTTAACTGCCCTTCCTGCTAGAGGCCATGGAGAAATTACACCTTCACATCAGATTGGATGCTTGTCCTAGAACCTATTTAGATTCCCGTTGTATGATATGGCATAGTATAAATATGTGCACTTTCATTGTACATATTGCTTGATTAATATTTCTCCTCATGCAAATTGCATTTAGACACCTTGTTTTTATGGTCTCACACCTGGGAATATAATCTAGATTTTTCCAGTCTTTGAATTTATAAGTAAATAGGTTTATAtcccaataatttttttttctgggtaAATCCAGCATAGCACAGTGGTTTGGGTGAGATGTTAAGGTTTTGTCTGATATATGTGTGAGCActatttatttaaatagaaagataggataaagaaggaaggaaggaaaaaagaaagagaaagaaagaaagatgtgatcTAATTTAGATAATATCTGATGGAAT is a window from the Sceloporus undulatus isolate JIND9_A2432 ecotype Alabama chromosome 1, SceUnd_v1.1, whole genome shotgun sequence genome containing:
- the KLHL31 gene encoding kelch-like protein 31, producing the protein MAPKKKNIKKSKVDINELTIIVEDGPLSKLNGLNGILEGGNGFSCVSTEVSDARYGPNLLEGLCRMRLENFLCDLVIGTKTKSFDVHKVVMASCSDYFHNILKKDPSTQRVDLNDVSPLGLATVIAYAYTGKLTLSLYTIGSIISTAIYLQIHTLVKMCSDFLMQEMNVENYMYIANIAETYGLKTAKEAAQKFIRDNFIEFSESDQFLKLTFDRINELLADDDLQLPSELVAFQIAMRWLEFDQKRAKYAADLLSNIRFGTISAQDLVNYVQTVPRMMQDMDCHRLLVDAMNYHLLPYHQNTLQSRRTKIRGGLRVLVTVGGRPALTEKSLSRDILCRDPDNGWKRLTEMPAKSFNQCVTVMDGFLYVAGGEDQNDARNQAKHAVSNFCRYDPRFNTWLHLANMNQKRTHFSLNVFNGLLFAVGGRNSEGCLSSVECYVPAVNQWQMKAPLEVARCCHASAVIDGRILVTGGYINNAYSRSVCMYDPAGDSWQDKPSLSTPRGWHCAISLGERVYVMGGSQLGGRGERIDVLPVECYSPYAGQWNYVAPLPTGVSTAGASTLNGKIYLVGGWNEIEKKYKKCIQCYNPDLNEWTEEDELPEATVGVSCCTISMPSTKTRESRASSVSSVPVSI